From a region of the Palaeococcus ferrophilus DSM 13482 genome:
- a CDS encoding sulfite exporter TauE/SafE family protein produces MLRYIEYFGVGVFIGILAALFGLGGGFLVVPTLNLLGVEIHHAVGTSSAAVVFTSLSSALAYHRQGRIHYKAGLLLASTAVFGAYIGAWATSYISSSQLKVIFGVVLFLVAIRLYRKKSREPHEVDLSQVELDYKVVPIGGFIAGIASGLLGIGGGAINVPFLTYMGLPIHYAVATSSFAIVFTATSGALKHYMLGNVEFQWLLLLVPGLIVGAQLGARIAKRTKASQLTKAFAVVMAFLAIRMILKGLGYAVP; encoded by the coding sequence TTGTTGAGGTACATTGAATACTTTGGTGTTGGGGTTTTCATAGGCATCCTTGCGGCCCTCTTCGGCCTCGGCGGCGGCTTCTTAGTCGTTCCCACTCTGAACCTCCTTGGTGTTGAAATTCACCACGCCGTCGGAACTTCAAGCGCGGCAGTTGTTTTTACCTCGCTCAGCTCCGCCCTTGCTTACCACAGGCAGGGGAGGATACACTACAAGGCCGGCCTTCTGCTCGCCTCAACGGCTGTTTTTGGGGCATACATAGGGGCGTGGGCCACGAGCTACATAAGCTCCTCCCAGCTCAAGGTGATCTTCGGTGTTGTCCTCTTCCTCGTGGCGATAAGACTCTATCGCAAGAAGAGCAGGGAGCCACACGAAGTAGACCTGAGTCAGGTCGAGCTCGACTATAAAGTGGTTCCAATCGGCGGTTTCATCGCGGGGATAGCAAGCGGTCTCCTTGGAATCGGCGGCGGGGCCATAAACGTGCCCTTCCTCACTTACATGGGGCTCCCGATACACTACGCCGTTGCCACTTCAAGCTTCGCCATTGTGTTCACCGCAACCAGTGGCGCTCTGAAGCACTACATGCTGGGCAACGTTGAATTCCAGTGGCTGCTCCTCCTCGTGCCCGGCCTCATAGTTGGCGCTCAGCTCGGGGCAAGGATTGCGAAGAGGACGAAGGCATCGCAGCTCACGAAGGCCTTCGCCGTTGTGATGGCCTTTCTGGCCATAAGGATGATTCTCAAGGGGCTTGGCTATGCTGTGCCTTGA
- a CDS encoding NTP transferase domain-containing protein, with product MIIILAGGKSTRMGKEKPVLKIAGREMLLRIYESASRVDETLVALSRNTPKTRELCLREGISFVDTPGKGYVEDVQWLLSELGPFISSSADIPFIKPSDFYAVKKAFDGRESLTGVLPLEKAPKDLKPLVYRGYAIVGLNAVGFEGERFLELENPLLALNVNTPEELKLAEMIAELVGR from the coding sequence GTGATAATCATCCTAGCCGGGGGCAAGTCAACGCGCATGGGAAAGGAAAAGCCCGTTCTGAAAATAGCTGGAAGAGAAATGCTCCTCCGGATTTACGAGAGTGCCTCGCGTGTTGATGAGACCCTCGTGGCGCTCTCAAGGAACACACCGAAGACGAGGGAGCTGTGCCTCCGTGAGGGGATTTCCTTCGTTGATACTCCTGGGAAAGGCTATGTCGAGGACGTTCAGTGGCTTCTGAGTGAGCTCGGCCCTTTTATAAGCTCCTCCGCAGACATTCCCTTCATCAAGCCGAGCGATTTTTATGCCGTTAAAAAGGCCTTTGATGGGAGGGAGAGCCTGACGGGAGTTCTGCCCCTTGAAAAAGCCCCAAAAGACCTTAAACCGCTCGTTTATCGGGGCTACGCGATAGTCGGCCTCAACGCGGTGGGCTTCGAGGGCGAGAGGTTCCTTGAGCTTGAGAACCCGCTTTTGGCCTTAAACGTCAACACGCCGGAAGAGTTAAAGCTCGCTGAAATGATAGCGGAGCTGGTGGGAAGATGA
- a CDS encoding cobyric acid synthase: protein MGKALMVQGTMSGAGKSLLVAALCRIFSNLGYDVVPFKSQNMSLNSAPSIEGGEISRAQYLQALACRKKPSVKFNPILLKPEGNMRSQVVFMGKSIGSVLARDYILSKKAELFEKAVAVLRELMEKHDLVIIEGAGSPVEINLKDYDIANMRVAKAVNAPVILVADIDRGGSFAQIVGTMELLSEEERDLVTGFVFNKFRGDLSLLKPGFEFLEEKYERPVLGVVPYIEHRLPEEDSLAEFPRVKGELHIQIIKLPHISNFTDFEPLHWANGVDYVTRAEEITGDLIIVPGSKNTVEDLLWMRENGIEDAIIEAHREGSFVVGICGGFQMLGQEIIDKVESKRGKVKGIGLLPAKTVFSREKRTNHLNAKVLWEPARGMIVEGYEIRMGRSASRNPFSIITSINGAKAFEPEGAIGERAFGTYLHGIFHNFAFTERFLNILRAEKGLEPVKVEEWSIEEEIERFAKVVGDNINVGSLLNVLFK from the coding sequence GTGGGGAAGGCGCTCATGGTTCAGGGGACAATGTCAGGGGCCGGAAAGTCGCTCCTCGTTGCTGCCCTCTGCAGGATCTTCTCGAACCTCGGCTACGATGTGGTCCCCTTCAAGAGCCAGAACATGAGCTTAAACTCTGCCCCAAGCATTGAGGGGGGAGAGATAAGCCGCGCCCAGTACCTTCAGGCGCTCGCCTGCAGGAAAAAGCCAAGCGTGAAGTTCAACCCAATCCTCCTCAAGCCAGAAGGGAACATGAGAAGCCAGGTCGTCTTCATGGGCAAGTCGATAGGGAGCGTCTTGGCAAGGGATTACATACTCTCAAAGAAGGCCGAGCTTTTTGAAAAGGCCGTTGCGGTCTTGAGGGAGCTGATGGAGAAGCACGACCTTGTGATAATCGAGGGTGCGGGCTCTCCTGTGGAGATAAACCTCAAGGACTACGACATAGCCAACATGCGCGTTGCGAAGGCCGTAAACGCTCCCGTCATCTTAGTGGCGGACATAGACAGGGGTGGGAGCTTCGCCCAGATAGTAGGGACTATGGAGCTTTTGAGCGAGGAGGAGCGTGACCTCGTTACGGGCTTCGTCTTCAACAAGTTCAGGGGTGACCTTTCCCTCCTGAAGCCGGGCTTCGAGTTCCTCGAAGAGAAATATGAAAGACCTGTCCTCGGCGTTGTGCCCTACATCGAGCACCGCCTACCTGAAGAGGACTCGCTCGCTGAGTTCCCGAGGGTTAAGGGCGAGCTCCATATTCAGATAATCAAGCTTCCCCACATAAGCAACTTCACGGACTTTGAACCGCTCCACTGGGCGAACGGCGTGGATTACGTCACGAGGGCGGAGGAAATAACGGGCGACCTCATCATCGTTCCTGGAAGCAAGAACACCGTTGAAGACCTGCTCTGGATGAGGGAAAACGGGATTGAGGATGCAATAATTGAAGCCCACAGGGAGGGCTCCTTCGTCGTTGGAATCTGCGGCGGCTTCCAGATGCTTGGACAGGAGATAATCGATAAGGTTGAATCGAAGAGAGGTAAAGTTAAGGGCATCGGCCTCCTGCCGGCCAAAACCGTCTTTTCCCGGGAGAAGAGGACGAACCACCTGAATGCCAAGGTGCTCTGGGAACCGGCGAGGGGGATGATCGTTGAGGGGTACGAAATACGTATGGGGCGCTCCGCAAGCAGGAACCCCTTCTCAATAATAACCTCCATAAACGGGGCCAAAGCCTTCGAGCCGGAGGGCGCGATAGGGGAGAGGGCCTTCGGCACCTACCTCCACGGAATCTTCCACAACTTCGCCTTCACGGAGAGGTTTCTCAATATACTGAGAGCTGAGAAGGGGCTTGAGCCAGTGAAGGTTGAAGAGTGGAGCATAGAAGAAGAGATAGAGAGGTTCGCGAAGGTTGTGGGGGATAACATTAACGTTGGATCCTTACTAAACGTTTTGTTTAAATGA
- the cobS gene encoding adenosylcobinamide-GDP ribazoletransferase, with protein sequence MRNVLPFLTRVPVRGDFEKTRGELWAFPLVALVSSAIPTFILYLKLPLANVLALLALYFTIGLLHLDGLADWADGIMVKGDRERKIRVMKDVNTGIAGIFAVVMALLLQVYSLPLVPFYAIFLAELNSKYAMLLALATKRSLGSGLGAYFMEGMNRRQLAFGSLLYLTLLLPPALYDPKSLLSPLGLLAGAYVVKLSIENFGGINGDCIGAVAELTRAGTLLVMALVWWYA encoded by the coding sequence ATGAGAAACGTTCTTCCATTCCTCACGCGGGTTCCGGTAAGGGGCGACTTCGAGAAGACCAGGGGAGAGCTATGGGCCTTCCCGCTGGTCGCCCTGGTGAGCTCGGCCATCCCAACCTTTATCCTGTACCTCAAGCTCCCACTGGCGAACGTTCTTGCCCTTCTTGCCCTCTACTTTACGATTGGTCTCCTCCACCTGGATGGCTTGGCCGACTGGGCGGATGGAATAATGGTCAAGGGCGACAGGGAGAGGAAAATTCGGGTTATGAAGGACGTGAACACCGGAATAGCGGGAATTTTTGCGGTCGTTATGGCTCTTCTCCTCCAGGTTTACTCCCTTCCGCTCGTTCCGTTCTATGCCATCTTCCTGGCCGAGCTGAACTCCAAATATGCCATGCTGCTGGCCCTTGCCACCAAAAGGTCCCTTGGGAGTGGTTTGGGTGCGTACTTCATGGAGGGAATGAACCGGAGGCAGCTGGCCTTCGGGAGCCTGCTTTACCTAACCCTCCTCTTGCCCCCGGCTCTTTACGACCCCAAGAGCTTACTTTCGCCCCTGGGCCTTCTTGCCGGTGCCTACGTGGTCAAGCTCAGCATTGAGAATTTTGGAGGCATAAACGGGGACTGCATCGGTGCAGTTGCGGAGTTAACCCGCGCTGGAACGCTTTTGGTTATGGCACTTGTGTGGTGGTACGCGTGA
- a CDS encoding radical SAM protein, translated as MRVYHIVRFRSGSAYVLFDGCNWNCSFCVWREVTRWSLCLPDGAKKRLDILWERGVRYLSVDDAVELLMKASARVAFLGGGEPTLDPELKALMRALRREGIKPWLVTNGENLDDEMVELAEGITFSIKALDDRLHRGITGVSNERALENFERYAKTGKLVAETVFVPGLVECDEIERIARFIASLNPDMPLRIDPLVQGANFKDVDECIERVRKILPKTDRVRVKGSVEPPEVLYPEV; from the coding sequence ATGAGGGTTTACCACATCGTGAGGTTCAGGAGCGGAAGCGCCTACGTGCTCTTCGATGGCTGCAACTGGAACTGTTCCTTCTGCGTGTGGCGTGAGGTAACGCGCTGGAGCCTCTGCCTTCCGGATGGGGCTAAGAAGAGGCTTGACATCCTCTGGGAGCGCGGAGTTAGATACCTCTCCGTTGATGATGCCGTGGAACTATTGATGAAAGCCAGCGCGAGGGTAGCCTTCCTCGGTGGAGGAGAGCCCACCCTCGACCCGGAGCTTAAGGCTCTAATGCGCGCCCTTCGGAGGGAGGGAATAAAACCGTGGCTCGTCACGAACGGCGAGAACCTTGATGACGAGATGGTGGAGCTAGCGGAGGGAATAACCTTCAGCATAAAGGCCCTCGATGACAGGCTGCACCGCGGGATAACGGGGGTCTCAAACGAAAGGGCACTTGAGAACTTTGAGAGGTACGCAAAAACCGGGAAGCTCGTTGCAGAGACCGTTTTTGTGCCGGGCCTTGTGGAGTGTGACGAGATAGAGCGGATAGCCCGCTTCATAGCGTCCCTTAACCCGGACATGCCCCTCAGGATTGACCCGCTCGTCCAGGGAGCGAATTTTAAGGATGTAGACGAGTGCATAGAGCGCGTGAGAAAAATCCTGCCGAAAACAGATAGGGTACGCGTTAAGGGGAGCGTTGAGCCTCCCGAAGTTCTCTACCCGGAGGTGTGA
- a CDS encoding PAB0415 family putative ATP pyrophosphatase codes for MKGVAFFSGGKDGLYATYLAEKRGVDVPYLLTLKTTIGLSPHWENFGALETLAEAMGRELLTFDMAKGSEALAEFIGSLGIDYIIAGDVYLEDHMRWVESLAEKAGVKPLEPLWGKNTRELAEEMLNADFRWAIIAVNKKKLGEEWLGYTFRSVEDLEKFLEANPGVDPIGEAGEFHTVVLECPLCEERFDIEINSVDESERYWWLRFRLVRE; via the coding sequence TTGAAGGGCGTGGCATTTTTCTCGGGAGGAAAGGATGGGCTCTACGCAACCTATCTGGCGGAAAAGCGCGGGGTTGATGTCCCATACCTCCTAACGCTCAAGACGACAATAGGCCTCTCCCCCCACTGGGAGAACTTTGGGGCCTTGGAAACGCTGGCTGAGGCCATGGGGCGGGAACTGCTCACCTTTGACATGGCGAAGGGGAGCGAAGCCTTAGCGGAGTTCATAGGCTCACTCGGCATTGATTACATCATAGCGGGTGACGTTTACCTCGAGGATCACATGAGATGGGTCGAATCCCTCGCTGAGAAAGCGGGCGTAAAACCGCTCGAACCTCTTTGGGGAAAAAACACTAGGGAGCTTGCCGAGGAAATGCTGAATGCAGACTTCAGGTGGGCAATAATAGCGGTAAATAAGAAAAAGCTCGGAGAGGAGTGGCTCGGCTACACCTTCCGCTCGGTTGAGGATTTGGAGAAGTTCCTCGAAGCGAACCCCGGGGTCGACCCGATCGGCGAAGCGGGGGAATTCCACACGGTCGTTTTGGAATGCCCTCTTTGCGAGGAGAGGTTTGATATCGAGATAAACTCCGTTGATGAAAGTGAAAGGTACTGGTGGCTGAGGTTCAGGCTGGTGAGAGAATGA